The region CAGGTATCAGACGATTGCTGATACGTGTGAAAGAACCGGTGGAGCGGTAGTTCAGTTGGTTAGAATACCTGCCTGTCACGCAGGGGGTCGCGGGTTCGAGCCCCGTCCGTTCCGCCAATTATTAAAAATTATGCCTGCTAAATTAGCAGGCATAATAGTAAGCGTAATTTAGGGGCGTAGCTCAGTTGGTAGAGCACCGGTCTCCAAAACCGGGTGTCGCGAGTTCGAGTCTCTCCGCCCCTGCCATATTTAAACCCTTCGCGAAAGCGAGGGGTTTTTTTTCGTCTCAATTTCCTGAAACTCCTCTCTATTTTTTAACCTCTTCCCCTTAGCCCCACTATTCTGGGGATTATTTGCACCAATGGGCTCAAAATCTTCGCTTTTGCCAGTTGTTTTTTGTCATGTTTTGGCTGAATACATGCACGAATTGATTGTTCTCCCCGTATGTGACCTCGCTCATGCTCCCATTTTCCCTATGTACTAAACCTAATCATCGTCTTATGACGACTATCAGACCCTGACAGCATTCTTTTATCCTTTTTCCGACAAAACTGTCGTAGCGGCTGAATGCGTATGTCGGGTAAACGTCCTGGACGTACCCTACGAGTCATAACAAAAAGTAGCTCAGACTACACGCGAGGAAAGAAACATGTACAAACGCTTATTTGTGGCAGCAGCAGTAGCAACAGCATTTTGTGGCGCAGTTCAGGCGGCTCCGCTGGTTGTTGGTTTTTCGCAGATCGGCTCTGAGTCTGGGTGGCGTTCTGCGGAAACCAAAGTCTCTAAATCAGAAGCGGAAAAACGTGGTATTACACTGAAAATATCTGATGCTCAGCAAAAACAAGAGAACCAAATCAAAGCAATACGTTCATTCATCGCACAGGGTGTTGATGCCATTTTCATCGCTCCTGTTGTTGCTACTGGCTGGGCTCCGGTTCTGACCGAAGCTAAAGAAGCTAAGATCCCTGTGTTCCTGTTAGACCGTACGATCGAGGTCAGTGATCCGTCTCTTTACACTGCTGCAGTCGCTTCTGACAGCGTGTATGAGGGCAAAGTGGCGGGTGACTGGCTGGTGAAGGACGCTGCTGGCAAACCATGTAATGTTGTCGAATTGCAGGGTACGGTCGGTGCCAGTGTGGCGTTAAATCGTAAACAAGGCTTTGCAGATGCGTTGAAAGCTGCACCAAACGTCAAAATTATCCGCTCACAGTCCGGCGATTTCACCCGCAGTAAAGGCAAAGAAGTCATGGAAAGCTTCATCAAGGCTGAGCAAAACGGTAAGAACATTTGTGCTGTTTACGCCCATAACGACGATATGGCGATCGGTGCAATTCAGGCTATCAAAGAAGCTGGCCTGAAACCGGGTTCGCAGATCAAAATCGTCTCTATCGACGGTGTTCCTGATATCTACAAAGCTATGCTGGCGGGTGAAGCGAATGCTTCTGTTGAGCTGACACCAAACATGGCTGGCCCGGCATTTGATGCGCTGATTGCGATGAAAAAGGATGGTACGCAACCGAAGAAATTCATTCAGACTCAATCCGCGTTGATCCTGCCGGACATGGCTCAGAAAGAGTATGACATGAAGAAAAACATGGGTTATTAAGCCGGTTTACCGGCTTGTCTCACGGGCAAGCCGGTAACAATTATTCCCTTTTCGCTTATAGCGAATGCAGCAGGAGTAGTGACGTGACGGATAATCCTGGTTCAGAAACGCTGCTTGAAGTACGCGGTTTATCAGTTGAATTCCCCGGCGTAAAAGCGC is a window of Rahnella aceris DNA encoding:
- the ytfQ gene encoding galactofuranose ABC transporter, galactofuranose-binding protein YtfQ — encoded protein: MYKRLFVAAAVATAFCGAVQAAPLVVGFSQIGSESGWRSAETKVSKSEAEKRGITLKISDAQQKQENQIKAIRSFIAQGVDAIFIAPVVATGWAPVLTEAKEAKIPVFLLDRTIEVSDPSLYTAAVASDSVYEGKVAGDWLVKDAAGKPCNVVELQGTVGASVALNRKQGFADALKAAPNVKIIRSQSGDFTRSKGKEVMESFIKAEQNGKNICAVYAHNDDMAIGAIQAIKEAGLKPGSQIKIVSIDGVPDIYKAMLAGEANASVELTPNMAGPAFDALIAMKKDGTQPKKFIQTQSALILPDMAQKEYDMKKNMGY